The Desertifilum tharense IPPAS B-1220 genome has a segment encoding these proteins:
- a CDS encoding NACHT domain-containing protein — MTANSPAKTKRHRGYILTPVGAKKLKHRISELEATTGVKYNPPKIAEQSQLMSAQGLHPTTVRKIFRGSGGSDRSSLALIFQVLGLEMEESDYTQPGFTEAISINARQDWGEAVDVSLFYGRQPELTTLQQWIVGDRCRLVALLGIGGVGKTALSVKLAQNLQDQFEFTFWRSLRHAPSLDTLLRQLLQFFGQLPPTSALTSLTSEPIGANGIAQLMEILRRSRCLIVLDNLESLLQPGRPAGQYREGYIEYSELLRQIAETPHQSCLVLTSREKPQEIAVYEGETSSTRSFLLGGLTPPESDRIFQAKGLRGSPDQIQQLNQRYQGNPLALKIAATSIHQLFSGNIAEFLEQGIIIFNGIRNLLNVQFDRLSSLEQQILYWLAINREPVTLNQLRDDLVPLISPSRLLELIEYIGWRSLIEIQTPNAHLQQFTLQPVVMEYVCDRLIEEASEEIIQYHQTAKGLDSFDRLRYLALLKAQSQDYIRQSQIQFILDPIAQKLTAAFGNAEHPIAVLKSILQLKAPLNPPGYLASNLLNLLVHLQADLSHLDLSGLTLAQANLQGVNLRSANLSHCHLAKTVFSETFSPIYSIALSPDGTQLATGHGDGEIRLWEVNNGQLLFKNTAHTHTIWSLVYSPDSSSLVSSSFDGTLGIWDASTGSVKHMVMAHADWIWAVAASPDGQWIATGSNDRTIKLWSWDLVCQQTWEGHAAGVSCLSFSPDSATLASGSSDRTIRLWDRDRCRILYGHREPVCNLSFSPDGETLASCETERILLWDMETGEFYQESETVGFVWSVLFAPSPSAEVIYGDRASLQLWDSDLETQQQILTGFNSQIWAIATDAGAQLLAASDKQTLKLWKRAPDSRYQLWQTLASYHREIRAVSWHADGPIAGSSDGNLSLWNAQTRTCTHLLSGHQGAIRSLASSPHHQWIASTGEDRTIRLWDANSGKARLPLLGHSSRVWSVSFSPNGLLLASGSSDRTLRVWEVNSGRCLRILSGHQSWVLCVAFSPNGQLLASSSADRTLRLWCAATGELLKTWPVDGELVSSVAFTPDSRWLASAGEDGTLKIWDVPTGECLRTLSAHQGLVWSVAFSPLSCPNGVLLASGGVDQAIKLWNPTTGVCLQVLNGHTSAIWSLAFSPDGQSLLSGSKDETLKLWDMHDFSCLETLCPERLYENMQITGVTGLTDAQRDTLKALGAIESSVYSF, encoded by the coding sequence GTGACTGCCAACTCTCCCGCTAAGACCAAGCGCCATCGAGGATATATTCTGACTCCGGTGGGCGCGAAAAAGCTCAAACACCGGATTAGCGAGCTAGAAGCCACCACTGGAGTAAAATACAACCCGCCGAAAATTGCCGAACAGTCACAACTCATGAGCGCCCAAGGGCTGCATCCCACCACCGTCCGCAAAATCTTTCGGGGAAGTGGTGGAAGCGATCGCAGTTCGCTAGCGTTAATTTTTCAAGTTCTGGGCTTGGAAATGGAGGAATCCGATTATACACAGCCCGGTTTCACCGAAGCGATTAGCATTAATGCTCGCCAAGATTGGGGGGAAGCTGTTGATGTTTCGCTCTTTTACGGTCGCCAGCCCGAATTAACGACCCTGCAACAATGGATCGTCGGCGATCGCTGTCGCTTAGTCGCCCTGTTGGGAATTGGGGGAGTGGGTAAAACCGCGCTTTCCGTCAAACTGGCGCAAAACCTGCAAGACCAATTTGAATTTACCTTTTGGCGATCGCTCCGCCACGCCCCCTCCCTCGATACCTTACTCAGACAACTGCTGCAATTTTTTGGACAACTTCCCCCCACCTCTGCCCTCACGTCCCTAACGAGCGAACCCATCGGAGCCAACGGGATCGCTCAACTGATGGAAATCTTAAGGCGATCGCGCTGTTTAATCGTCCTCGATAACCTGGAAAGTTTGCTGCAACCGGGTCGTCCTGCCGGACAATACCGCGAAGGCTATATCGAATATAGCGAACTCTTGCGACAAATTGCCGAAACCCCCCACCAGAGTTGCCTAGTCTTAACCAGCCGCGAAAAACCGCAAGAAATCGCCGTGTATGAAGGCGAAACCAGCAGCACGCGATCGTTCCTCCTGGGCGGGTTAACCCCACCGGAGAGCGATCGCATCTTTCAAGCCAAAGGGTTGCGCGGTAGCCCCGATCAAATTCAGCAACTCAACCAACGCTATCAAGGAAATCCCCTGGCGTTGAAAATTGCCGCCACCTCCATTCACCAACTCTTTTCGGGGAACATCGCAGAATTCCTCGAACAAGGCATCATTATCTTTAACGGCATTCGCAACCTGCTCAACGTTCAATTCGATCGCCTCTCGTCCTTAGAACAACAAATCCTCTATTGGCTCGCCATCAACCGCGAACCTGTCACCCTCAACCAACTGCGCGACGACTTAGTTCCCCTCATTTCCCCAAGCCGACTGTTAGAACTGATTGAGTATATTGGCTGGCGTTCCTTAATTGAAATCCAAACCCCCAACGCCCACCTCCAGCAATTCACCCTGCAACCCGTCGTCATGGAGTATGTGTGCGATCGCCTGATTGAAGAAGCCAGCGAAGAAATCATCCAGTATCATCAAACCGCCAAAGGTCTAGACAGCTTCGATCGGCTTCGTTACCTTGCCCTACTCAAAGCCCAATCCCAAGATTATATCCGCCAATCCCAAATCCAATTTATCCTCGACCCCATCGCCCAAAAACTGACCGCCGCCTTTGGTAACGCCGAGCATCCAATCGCCGTACTCAAATCCATTCTCCAACTCAAAGCCCCCTTAAACCCCCCCGGATATCTTGCCAGCAACCTCCTCAACCTCCTAGTCCATCTGCAAGCCGACCTCAGCCATCTCGACCTTTCCGGCCTCACCCTGGCTCAGGCTAACCTGCAAGGCGTTAACTTGCGGTCTGCAAACCTCAGCCACTGTCACCTTGCCAAAACCGTCTTTAGCGAAACCTTTAGTCCGATCTACAGCATTGCCCTCAGTCCCGACGGCACGCAATTAGCAACCGGACATGGGGATGGCGAAATCCGGCTTTGGGAGGTCAATAACGGTCAATTGCTATTCAAAAATACCGCCCACACCCACACCATTTGGTCGCTCGTCTACAGTCCAGATAGTTCCTCGTTGGTCAGCAGCAGCTTTGATGGCACCCTGGGCATCTGGGACGCATCAACCGGCAGCGTGAAACACATGGTTATGGCTCACGCCGATTGGATTTGGGCGGTGGCTGCGAGTCCGGACGGTCAATGGATCGCCACGGGAAGCAACGATCGCACCATCAAACTCTGGAGTTGGGATCTGGTCTGCCAGCAAACTTGGGAGGGACACGCGGCGGGGGTGAGTTGCCTGAGTTTTAGTCCCGATAGCGCCACCCTAGCCAGCGGCAGTAGCGATCGCACCATTCGGCTGTGGGATCGCGATCGCTGTCGCATCCTCTACGGCCATCGCGAACCCGTTTGCAATCTCAGCTTTAGTCCCGATGGCGAAACCTTAGCCAGTTGCGAAACCGAACGGATTTTGCTGTGGGATATGGAAACCGGAGAATTTTACCAAGAGAGCGAGACTGTGGGTTTTGTGTGGTCGGTTTTATTTGCACCCAGTCCCAGCGCTGAGGTAATTTATGGCGATCGCGCTAGCTTGCAACTGTGGGATAGCGATCTAGAAACCCAACAGCAAATTTTAACCGGGTTTAACTCGCAAATTTGGGCGATCGCCACCGATGCTGGCGCTCAACTGCTGGCCGCTAGCGATAAACAAACCCTGAAACTGTGGAAGCGCGCCCCCGACTCGCGCTATCAGCTTTGGCAAACCCTCGCCAGCTATCATCGGGAAATTCGCGCCGTGAGTTGGCACGCCGACGGACCGATCGCCGGGAGTAGCGACGGCAACCTCAGCCTGTGGAATGCCCAAACGCGAACCTGCACGCACCTGTTAAGCGGGCATCAAGGCGCGATCCGCAGCCTAGCCAGCAGTCCCCACCATCAATGGATCGCCTCGACGGGTGAAGACCGGACGATCCGCTTATGGGATGCCAATTCTGGCAAAGCACGGTTGCCTTTACTCGGTCATAGCAGCCGCGTGTGGTCGGTGAGCTTTAGTCCCAATGGCCTGCTGTTGGCAAGCGGGAGTAGCGATCGCACCTTAAGAGTTTGGGAAGTCAATAGCGGTCGTTGCTTGCGAATCCTGAGCGGCCATCAAAGTTGGGTTCTCTGCGTTGCCTTTAGTCCCAACGGTCAACTCTTAGCCAGTAGCAGCGCCGATCGAACGCTGCGCCTATGGTGCGCTGCCACGGGAGAGTTGTTAAAAACCTGGCCCGTTGATGGGGAATTGGTCAGTTCGGTGGCTTTTACGCCCGATAGTCGATGGCTGGCTAGCGCTGGGGAAGATGGTACGCTGAAGATCTGGGATGTGCCAACTGGAGAGTGTCTTCGCACGTTGAGCGCCCATCAGGGTTTAGTTTGGTCTGTTGCATTTTCTCCCCTCTCCTGCCCGAACGGAGTGTTACTGGCTAGCGGAGGGGTTGACCAAGCGATAAAACTATGGAATCCAACCACAGGAGTGTGTTTGCAAGTTTTAAATGGGCATACTAGTGCTATCTGGTCTTTAGCTTTTAGTCCAGACGGTCAATCTTTATTAAGTGGGTCAAAAGATGAAACGCTCAAACTCTGGGATATGCATGATTTCTCGTGCCTGGAGACTCTGTGCCCCGAACGTCTCTACGAAAATATGCAGATTACCGGAGTAACCGGGTTAACCGATGCTCAACGAGACACCTTAAAGGCATTGGGGGCGATTGAGTCAAGCGTTTATTCTTTTTGA
- a CDS encoding bifunctional diguanylate cyclase/phosphodiesterase produces MDRTTSSTILLIDSDPSDLQIVLPILSSAGYGVTVVTHESGAIESLLQELPVLILLQVSSVQEQGLSLCRTIREFTEFQAIPVIFIVEADDTDSIVKGISLGAVDYLTRPLDSQTLLRQVQFHIRLNAFMFNTQEQTELLTKEVKGCVHIESQLLKLLLELERRVEERNSQLSIVLNELQRTQQELLAREQKLRHTTFHDALTGLPNRRWLMEYLPALIQSANQNPRNHFAALSIDLDRFKTINDSLGHIVGDELLRNVALRLQASLSPMSTVARLGGDEFIVLMEQIESIQDAIALAQQIQIQFQLPFQINDYEIFMGASVGITLSIIGYQSPVEVLRDAGIAMSQAKQAGHGCYQVLTPERKARAIARLQLETDLRQAVERQEFYLEYQPIYGLATGELKGFEALVRWQHPSRGRVAPTEFIPTAEEIGIIDRVGIWVLKEATRQLSHWQQEFPNIPLVMHVNLSAKQLKQRELVQQIEAFCTEMRLSHNSLKLEITESCFLESSSEEINLLHQLRDKGIRLCIDDFGIGYSSLGRLQNFPMDTVKVDRSFVKRLGKSSRETEIVHTIVNLAHNLGLDLVAEGIETAEQLQTLQQLGYEQGQGYYFSRPLNSHLATQLVMSSAFN; encoded by the coding sequence ATGGATCGCACTACCTCCTCGACAATTTTATTAATTGACAGCGACCCTAGCGATCTGCAAATTGTTTTACCGATTTTAAGCAGCGCAGGTTATGGGGTAACGGTTGTTACGCACGAATCAGGGGCTATTGAAAGTCTCCTCCAAGAGTTACCCGTACTCATTCTATTACAAGTGAGTTCTGTGCAAGAGCAGGGCCTTTCCTTGTGTAGAACCATCCGAGAATTTACTGAATTTCAAGCCATTCCGGTGATTTTCATCGTTGAAGCCGATGATACTGACAGTATTGTGAAAGGCATTAGCTTAGGCGCAGTCGATTATCTCACCCGACCTTTAGATAGCCAAACGCTGCTACGCCAGGTTCAGTTTCACATTCGTCTAAACGCTTTTATGTTTAATACTCAAGAACAAACTGAGTTGTTAACGAAAGAAGTGAAAGGATGCGTTCATATCGAGTCGCAGTTACTCAAGCTGTTGCTGGAATTAGAACGGCGAGTCGAAGAACGAAATAGCCAGCTATCCATCGTTTTGAACGAGTTACAAAGAACGCAGCAAGAACTTCTGGCCCGCGAACAAAAACTTCGCCATACCACCTTTCATGATGCCCTCACGGGGTTGCCGAATCGTCGCTGGTTGATGGAATATTTACCGGCCTTGATTCAGTCGGCGAATCAAAATCCGAGAAATCACTTTGCCGCCTTATCCATTGACCTCGACCGCTTTAAAACGATTAATGATAGTTTGGGTCATATCGTTGGCGATGAATTGCTGAGAAATGTCGCCCTGCGCTTGCAAGCTAGCCTCAGTCCGATGTCAACGGTGGCGCGTTTGGGCGGCGATGAATTCATTGTTTTGATGGAACAGATTGAGTCAATTCAGGATGCGATCGCGCTAGCCCAACAAATTCAAATCCAGTTCCAACTCCCCTTTCAGATTAATGATTATGAAATCTTTATGGGGGCAAGCGTTGGGATTACGCTGAGTATTATCGGCTATCAATCGCCTGTCGAAGTGCTGCGCGATGCCGGAATTGCCATGTCCCAAGCCAAACAAGCCGGTCACGGCTGCTACCAAGTGCTGACGCCGGAACGTAAAGCTAGAGCGATCGCCCGCCTGCAACTCGAAACCGATCTGCGTCAAGCTGTCGAACGTCAGGAATTCTACCTAGAATATCAGCCTATTTACGGACTGGCAACTGGCGAACTTAAAGGATTTGAAGCCTTAGTGCGCTGGCAACATCCTTCGCGGGGTCGAGTTGCCCCTACTGAATTTATCCCCACCGCCGAAGAGATTGGCATTATCGATCGTGTCGGAATTTGGGTCTTAAAAGAAGCCACCCGCCAACTCAGCCATTGGCAACAGGAATTTCCCAATATTCCTTTAGTCATGCACGTTAACCTGTCTGCCAAACAGCTTAAGCAACGGGAACTCGTCCAGCAAATTGAAGCCTTTTGCACGGAAATGCGCCTATCGCACAACAGCCTAAAATTGGAGATTACCGAAAGCTGCTTTTTAGAAAGTTCCAGTGAAGAAATTAACCTGTTACATCAACTGCGCGATAAGGGAATTCGCTTATGTATCGATGATTTTGGAATCGGTTATTCTTCCCTAGGCCGCTTGCAAAACTTTCCAATGGATACGGTAAAAGTAGATCGTTCCTTTGTTAAACGCTTGGGTAAGAGTTCGCGAGAAACCGAGATTGTGCATACAATCGTGAACTTAGCCCATAATTTAGGTCTGGATCTGGTTGCAGAAGGCATAGAAACCGCAGAACAATTGCAGACGTTGCAACAATTGGGTTACGAACAGGGACAAGGCTACTACTTCTCTCGACCTTTAAATAGCCATCTGGCAACGCAACTGGTGATGAGTAGTGCATTTAATTGA
- a CDS encoding PAS domain S-box protein: MADNFVNLDLQTYESLQQELSALRQQVVRLEQEKFTMPFQLARQRTVFNVISSIRASLDLERIFQRTVTEVCQLLNADRVGIFHFFPDSDYVEGAFISEEVQPDYPSALANPVRDRCFAERYVPPYSQGKILAISDIYQADLNECHIEILARFQIRANLVVPLLVGEQLWGLLCIHQCSEPRDWTQEDINFMQQIAVHLSVAIQQAELLTESQQKATQLQQLNQQLEQKIEQRTGELDRLNQALQSEIQERANAIQQYQQADLALIQEQTRLKQIAAHLPGAIFQFTSRNGVWTIDYVSEGIFELAGIRPADMMRDINYFIARLHPEDLDTYIASSNQAIHATVPWTYEGRLIKPNGEIRSFQGASTPIRNERNEVIFCGVLLDISDRKLAEAALKQLNEELETRVRERTRKLQQSEARFQKLAANVPGMICQLRLDPDGSRSFPYVSPGCRSLLELLPQEAMQFFDLIHPRDRHRVEAAIVDSAQTLQDMNEEYRIITPSGKLKWVQVVARPERLNNGAVVWDGLFIDLTERRQAEAERDRFFSLSPDMLCIAGYDGYFKRVNPAMEKILGYSTEELLSAPLLHWVHPDDAKATQDEIATMQQATGGTFSFENRYLTKSGGYRWLSWSSVLLPEENLIYAIARDITERKHAEQLLTHQKQRLSLLIEQSPVAVIEWDCNFRIAVWNRTAEAIFGYSAAEAIGRYASEGIGPHSLVVELTEEIGELLQSPTGLHKIHDHSTKEGRTVTCEWHSKALIDANGNAIGVVSIGQDISERRRVQQALRYSEERYRSLVEATSHIIWYTAANGEFICEQPAWMGFTGQTYPQIQGWGWLEAVHPDDRPKTAEKWAAAVLARSLYKTEHRLRRQDGQYRYMSVRAIPILKPDGSVREWIGIHSDISDRKLAELKLQQKTQDLENTLHELQRTQSHLVQSEKMSSLGQLVAGVAHEINNPVNFIYGNLIHANEYANNLLSVIQAYQAHYPNPVDPVIDAIEAADLEFLVEDLPKLLLSMQVGAERIREIIAALRNFSRLDEAEFKSVNIHDGLESTLMILHNRLKAKPEHPEIQICKEYSDLPSIECYPGQLNQVFMNILVNAIDALEERDETRSLGEIQQDPSWIRIATTVQKATQTVQIAISDNGPGIPETIKNRIFDPFFTTKTIGKGTGLGMTISYQIITEKHKGSLECYSASNQGTTFIIQLPIHLSTYQTLEA; this comes from the coding sequence ATGGCTGATAATTTTGTGAATTTAGATCTACAAACTTACGAATCCCTGCAACAAGAATTGAGCGCCCTGCGCCAGCAAGTTGTTCGCTTAGAGCAAGAAAAATTTACGATGCCCTTTCAGTTGGCACGCCAAAGAACGGTTTTTAATGTTATTAGTAGTATCCGCGCCTCGTTAGATTTAGAACGCATTTTTCAAAGAACCGTCACAGAAGTTTGTCAGCTTCTCAATGCCGACCGGGTGGGAATTTTTCACTTTTTTCCAGACTCTGACTATGTTGAAGGCGCATTTATCTCAGAAGAAGTACAGCCCGATTATCCCTCGGCTTTGGCAAACCCCGTCCGCGATCGCTGTTTTGCCGAACGCTATGTTCCGCCCTACTCCCAAGGCAAAATCTTAGCAATTTCTGATATTTATCAAGCGGATTTAAACGAGTGTCATATCGAAATTTTAGCTCGCTTTCAAATTCGGGCAAACTTAGTGGTTCCTTTGCTTGTGGGCGAACAGCTTTGGGGACTGTTATGCATTCATCAATGCTCCGAGCCGCGCGATTGGACGCAGGAAGATATTAATTTTATGCAGCAAATTGCCGTGCATTTAAGCGTGGCGATTCAGCAAGCTGAACTGTTAACCGAGTCTCAACAAAAAGCCACTCAACTTCAACAACTCAATCAACAGCTCGAACAAAAAATTGAACAGCGAACTGGCGAACTCGATCGGCTCAATCAAGCGTTGCAAAGCGAAATTCAAGAACGCGCTAATGCCATTCAACAGTACCAGCAAGCGGACTTAGCCTTAATTCAAGAGCAAACTCGACTCAAGCAAATTGCAGCCCATTTACCGGGGGCGATTTTTCAATTTACCAGCCGTAACGGTGTTTGGACAATCGATTATGTCAGCGAGGGGATCTTTGAGTTGGCAGGCATTCGTCCAGCCGATATGATGCGCGATATTAACTACTTTATTGCGCGCCTGCATCCAGAAGACCTCGATACTTATATTGCCTCTTCCAATCAAGCGATTCATGCAACGGTTCCTTGGACTTATGAAGGGCGCTTGATTAAACCGAATGGGGAAATTCGCTCGTTTCAAGGCGCTTCTACCCCCATTCGCAACGAACGCAACGAGGTAATTTTCTGTGGCGTGTTGCTCGATATTAGCGATCGCAAACTCGCCGAAGCTGCCTTAAAACAACTCAACGAAGAACTCGAAACCCGCGTCAGAGAACGCACCCGCAAACTGCAACAAAGCGAAGCCCGCTTTCAAAAACTGGCGGCGAACGTGCCGGGAATGATTTGTCAGTTGCGCTTAGATCCCGATGGTTCGCGTTCGTTCCCCTATGTTTCGCCGGGATGTCGTTCCCTGTTGGAATTATTACCCCAAGAGGCGATGCAATTCTTCGACCTCATTCACCCGCGCGATCGCCATCGAGTGGAAGCCGCCATTGTCGATTCGGCTCAAACCCTCCAGGATATGAATGAGGAATACCGCATCATCACCCCTTCAGGCAAACTGAAATGGGTGCAAGTGGTGGCGCGTCCCGAACGACTCAACAACGGTGCAGTGGTTTGGGATGGCTTATTTATCGATCTGACCGAACGCCGCCAAGCCGAAGCCGAACGCGATCGCTTTTTTAGCCTTTCGCCCGATATGCTCTGCATCGCCGGTTATGACGGTTACTTTAAGCGCGTCAACCCTGCAATGGAGAAAATCTTAGGCTACAGCACCGAAGAACTATTATCAGCACCCCTGTTGCATTGGGTTCATCCCGACGATGCCAAAGCCACCCAGGACGAAATCGCAACCATGCAACAGGCGACAGGGGGGACGTTCTCCTTTGAAAACCGCTATCTCACCAAATCCGGCGGGTATCGCTGGCTGTCGTGGAGTTCGGTTCTGCTTCCCGAAGAAAACCTAATTTATGCGATCGCTCGCGATATCACCGAACGCAAACACGCCGAACAACTCCTCACCCATCAAAAACAACGCCTGTCTCTGCTGATCGAACAGTCTCCCGTTGCGGTGATTGAATGGGATTGCAACTTCCGGATCGCCGTTTGGAACCGTACCGCCGAAGCTATCTTTGGCTATAGCGCCGCCGAAGCCATCGGTCGCTACGCCAGCGAAGGGATCGGCCCTCACTCCCTAGTCGTAGAACTCACCGAGGAGATTGGAGAACTGCTGCAAAGTCCAACCGGCCTGCATAAAATTCACGACCATTCCACCAAAGAGGGACGCACCGTTACCTGCGAATGGCATAGTAAAGCCTTAATTGATGCTAATGGAAACGCTATTGGGGTTGTCTCCATCGGTCAGGACATCAGCGAACGCCGACGGGTGCAACAAGCCTTGCGTTATAGCGAAGAACGCTATCGCTCTTTGGTTGAAGCCACCTCCCACATTATTTGGTATACCGCCGCCAATGGTGAATTTATCTGCGAACAGCCAGCTTGGATGGGATTTACTGGTCAAACCTACCCGCAAATACAGGGTTGGGGTTGGCTAGAGGCCGTGCATCCCGACGATCGCCCCAAAACTGCCGAAAAGTGGGCAGCAGCCGTGTTAGCGCGATCGCTCTACAAAACTGAGCATCGCCTGCGCCGACAAGACGGTCAATACCGTTATATGAGTGTTAGAGCCATTCCCATCCTCAAACCCGATGGCAGCGTCCGCGAGTGGATCGGCATTCATAGCGATATTAGCGATCGCAAACTCGCCGAACTCAAGTTGCAACAAAAGACGCAAGATTTAGAAAATACCCTGCACGAGTTGCAACGCACCCAATCTCACCTCGTCCAAAGCGAAAAAATGTCTTCCCTCGGTCAGTTAGTGGCGGGGGTGGCTCACGAAATTAATAACCCCGTTAACTTTATCTATGGCAACCTCATACACGCCAACGAATACGCCAATAACCTGCTCTCGGTGATTCAAGCCTATCAAGCCCATTATCCCAACCCTGTTGACCCCGTAATTGACGCCATTGAAGCTGCCGATCTCGAATTTTTAGTTGAAGATTTACCCAAACTCTTACTATCGATGCAAGTCGGTGCAGAACGCATTCGGGAAATTATCGCCGCCTTGCGAAACTTCTCGCGCCTCGATGAAGCGGAATTCAAAAGCGTGAATATTCACGATGGCTTAGAAAGTACCTTAATGATTCTGCATAACCGTCTTAAAGCCAAGCCCGAACACCCAGAAATTCAGATTTGTAAAGAATACAGCGATTTACCCTCAATTGAGTGCTACCCAGGACAACTCAATCAGGTGTTTATGAATATTCTCGTCAATGCCATTGATGCCTTAGAAGAACGCGATGAAACCCGTTCTCTGGGTGAAATTCAACAAGATCCCAGTTGGATTCGGATTGCAACCACCGTCCAGAAGGCCACCCAAACCGTACAGATCGCGATTAGCGATAACGGCCCAGGAATTCCAGAAACCATCAAAAATCGGATTTTTGACCCGTTCTTTACCACCAAAACCATCGGTAAAGGTACGGGGTTAGGCATGACCATTAGCTACCAAATCATTACAGAAAAACACAAAGGCTCTTTAGAATGTTATTCTGCTTCCAATCAGGGAACAACGTTTATCATTCAATTACCTATCCATTTATCAACCTACCAAACCTTAGAAGCGTAA